From one Opitutales bacterium genomic stretch:
- a CDS encoding AraC family transcriptional regulator — translation MNKFDEFSGLLEGPRARGAFTLRGLLASPWSLRIEADSPLTVIAMVRGEAHIQHDNGKSVWLGPGDVAITRAPGSYTVSDHPDTEPTIYVFPGQDCRAPDGRSLYDEMMLGTRTWGNDPEAHTLMLIASYESMTDVSDRLREALPPLLWVKHEEWQSPLIPMLNEEIARDAPGQAAVLDRLLDMLLIATVRKWFDRNESSTLPWYEAKGDRLIGRVLKMIHQDPAQACTLNTLASRVGVSRSALARRFQDVVGQSPMAFLTQWRLALAADLLTEPDETLDTIAERVGYSSAFALSSAFKRVRGVSPREHRMRAQAPMHP, via the coding sequence ATGAATAAATTTGATGAGTTTAGTGGGCTACTAGAGGGGCCGAGAGCACGTGGTGCTTTTACGCTTCGGGGCTTGTTGGCTTCTCCATGGAGTTTGCGCATTGAGGCAGATTCGCCGTTGACGGTGATCGCGATGGTGCGGGGAGAGGCACACATCCAGCACGATAATGGGAAGTCTGTTTGGCTGGGACCCGGCGATGTAGCAATTACGCGTGCACCCGGGAGCTATACCGTCTCCGATCATCCGGACACTGAACCGACGATTTATGTTTTTCCGGGTCAAGACTGCCGTGCCCCGGATGGACGTTCGCTCTATGATGAAATGATGCTGGGGACGCGGACTTGGGGAAATGACCCTGAGGCGCACACACTCATGCTCATTGCGAGCTATGAGTCTATGACTGATGTCAGTGATCGGCTTCGAGAAGCTTTACCGCCCCTTCTTTGGGTGAAGCATGAGGAATGGCAGTCTCCGCTCATCCCAATGCTCAATGAAGAGATTGCTCGAGATGCCCCGGGCCAGGCGGCCGTTCTGGATCGTCTGTTAGACATGTTACTCATCGCCACCGTTCGCAAGTGGTTCGATCGTAATGAGTCTTCGACGCTACCCTGGTATGAGGCGAAAGGAGACCGCTTGATCGGCCGCGTTTTGAAGATGATCCATCAAGACCCCGCCCAAGCTTGTACTCTCAATACGCTTGCGTCTCGGGTGGGAGTCTCCCGATCTGCATTGGCTAGGCGGTTCCAGGATGTCGTTGGGCAATCGCCGATGGCGTTTTTAACCCAGTGGCGTTTGGCACTCGCAGCAGATTTGCTGACTGAACCAGATGAGACCCTGGATACTATAGCTGAGCGAGTCGGTTATAGCAGCGCGTTTGCACTGAGTTCTGCATTCAAGCGGGTTCGCGGGGTGAGCCCGCGAGAACATCGTATGCGTGCTCAGGCTCCCATGCATCCTTGA